One stretch of Nitrososphaerota archaeon DNA includes these proteins:
- the hflX gene encoding GTPase HflX — protein sequence MLSAILITYDNEDAIREAYGLCEAAGYKVDKLVRQKFLNKARYGIGEGKMLEIKEISDRIKPDVLIYDEILKPSQNYNLASKLKINILDRESLILEIFERRATSSESHLQIKLAQFRYEMSRAKEKVRLAKQGEQPGFMGIGMYEVDSYYNDIQNRMKSVKAKLEKMGKQRALHREARRRVGLKTISLAGYTSAGKTTLFNLLTGETKQESPELFTTLSTTTRKVLIEKDPVLISDTVGFISKLPAYMIEAFKSTLEELKYAEVVIVVIDISDSEMELRKKYRSCLKTMADLDVDQERVIYALNKSDLVEPDQILQKAEFIGLINSKKWVPVSAVTQQNIPKLLELVKKMISNPPQQIKEIPRKQDLTKFYEQDDD from the coding sequence ATGCTAAGCGCGATTCTAATCACATATGATAATGAAGACGCCATAAGGGAGGCCTATGGTCTTTGTGAGGCCGCTGGCTACAAAGTAGACAAGCTGGTTCGCCAGAAATTTCTCAACAAGGCAAGATATGGAATTGGTGAGGGTAAGATGTTAGAGATAAAAGAAATCTCAGACAGAATAAAGCCAGATGTTCTAATATATGATGAAATCCTCAAGCCGAGTCAGAACTACAACTTAGCATCAAAGCTCAAAATCAACATACTGGACAGAGAATCGCTAATCTTGGAAATCTTTGAGAGGCGTGCCACAAGTTCCGAATCCCACTTACAGATCAAGCTGGCCCAATTCAGATATGAAATGTCAAGGGCAAAAGAAAAGGTTCGACTGGCTAAGCAGGGCGAGCAGCCGGGATTCATGGGAATTGGAATGTATGAAGTGGATTCGTATTACAATGACATTCAAAACCGAATGAAATCGGTCAAGGCCAAGCTGGAAAAGATGGGTAAGCAGAGGGCGCTACATCGAGAAGCGAGGAGGCGAGTCGGCCTCAAAACAATATCGCTTGCAGGCTATACTTCTGCAGGCAAGACAACCCTGTTTAATTTGCTAACAGGTGAAACAAAGCAGGAAAGTCCGGAACTATTTACAACACTATCTACTACAACAAGAAAGGTCCTAATCGAAAAAGACCCAGTTCTGATTTCCGACACAGTTGGATTCATCTCTAAATTACCAGCATATATGATAGAGGCCTTCAAGTCAACACTAGAGGAGCTCAAGTACGCCGAAGTAGTAATCGTGGTAATCGACATTTCCGATTCAGAGATGGAGCTGCGCAAAAAATACCGGAGCTGCCTCAAAACCATGGCTGATCTCGACGTAGACCAGGAACGTGTAATCTATGCCCTAAACAAGTCGGACCTAGTAGAGCCAGACCAAATATTACAAAAAGCGGAATTCATTGGGCTAATAAACAGCAAAAAATGGGTACCAGTCTCCGCAGTAACTCAACAAAACATTCCAAAGTTGCTAGAGCTGGTCAAAAAAATGATCTCCAATCCCCCGCAGCAAATAAAAGAAATCCCAAGAAAGCAGGACCTGACCAAGTTTTATGAACAAGATGATGATTGA
- a CDS encoding phosphate uptake regulator PhoU: MSDKEETRRIQFTGKSSYIVSLPKQWIMELGLKQGDQITITREGRSALKIIPSKDQIKSSHGEEAVLEITREDNNAAIIRKMVSLYFLGYKIIQIKPKGDRLQPGQRAAIKSAVKGMLMGGEIISDSVDGITIQVMVNLLELTVDGAFKRMLHLAKSMLNDALLAVREANLELAKEVIDSDDEVDRFGFYIIRQLKIAIQNEYMLHEMGFTNARQCLGYRLIVKNIERTGDHAVLIAKDMLEFKESVREDAMNKIEDLNDFAISVLDQACLALFKEDFAQAEKAIEMASELSKYEKRIIESVKAIKDEEEAYRIRRMTENIARIAEYASDIAEIVLNMNVEKLLRIRP, translated from the coding sequence ATGTCAGACAAAGAAGAGACAAGACGGATACAATTTACCGGAAAATCCTCCTATATAGTGTCATTACCAAAACAGTGGATTATGGAGTTGGGCCTAAAGCAAGGAGACCAAATAACCATAACTCGGGAGGGAAGATCAGCACTCAAAATAATTCCATCCAAAGACCAGATTAAATCATCACATGGTGAAGAGGCAGTTTTAGAGATAACACGCGAAGATAACAATGCTGCAATTATTCGCAAGATGGTGTCGTTATATTTTCTTGGCTACAAGATAATTCAAATAAAGCCAAAGGGAGACAGGCTCCAACCAGGTCAGAGAGCTGCAATCAAGTCAGCAGTCAAGGGAATGTTGATGGGTGGAGAAATAATTTCAGATTCTGTCGATGGTATAACAATCCAGGTCATGGTGAATTTATTAGAATTAACTGTTGATGGTGCCTTTAAGCGAATGCTTCACTTGGCAAAATCAATGCTCAATGACGCACTACTTGCGGTAAGAGAGGCAAACTTGGAGCTTGCAAAAGAAGTAATCGACTCTGATGACGAAGTGGATAGATTTGGATTTTACATTATTAGACAGTTAAAGATCGCAATACAAAACGAGTACATGCTGCATGAAATGGGCTTTACAAATGCACGACAGTGCCTCGGGTATAGACTGATTGTCAAAAACATAGAGCGAACAGGAGACCATGCAGTACTGATTGCCAAGGACATGCTGGAATTCAAAGAATCAGTCAGAGAAGATGCAATGAATAAAATCGAAGACTTGAACGACTTTGCAATATCTGTCTTGGACCAAGCATGTCTAGCATTGTTCAAAGAAGACTTTGCGCAGGCAGAAAAGGCAATTGAAATGGCATCAGAATTATCAAAATATGAAAAAAGGATAATCGAGTCAGTCAAGGCCATAAAAGACGAAGAAGAGGCGTACAGAATTAGAAGAATGACGGAAAACATTGCAAGAATTGCGGAATACGCGTCAGATATTGCAGAAATCGTACTTAACATGAATGTAGAAAAGTTGTTAAGAATACGACCATAG
- a CDS encoding queuine tRNA-ribosyltransferase, with protein sequence MDPVVKLKHTIDALFGYGISKNLPKQIDMTFSKKTGRIREVYHDKQLLCTLRIDGGLAISPYFAQILLKNKKFRQNCIEVNDDSASFVRDGKSVFCKHVTWAGKNILIGADVPVLYQNQVIAVGRAIVNSNMMGTLKRGVAIKVRDSLKNSLEQKKT encoded by the coding sequence TTGGACCCAGTAGTGAAACTAAAGCACACAATAGACGCACTCTTTGGATACGGGATATCAAAGAATCTTCCTAAACAAATAGATATGACATTTTCCAAAAAGACAGGCAGAATTCGAGAAGTATACCATGACAAACAACTGCTCTGCACTCTGAGAATTGACGGAGGCCTAGCAATCTCGCCGTATTTTGCACAAATTTTGCTCAAGAACAAAAAATTCCGCCAAAACTGCATCGAGGTAAATGACGATTCTGCGTCATTCGTTAGGGACGGCAAGTCGGTTTTCTGCAAGCATGTTACCTGGGCTGGCAAAAACATACTCATTGGTGCAGACGTTCCGGTATTATACCAAAATCAAGTAATTGCGGTGGGGCGCGCAATTGTAAACTCAAATATGATGGGCACACTAAAGCGCGGAGTTGCGATCAAGGTGCGAGATAGTTTAAAAAATAGTTTGGAGCAAAAAAAGACATGA
- a CDS encoding transcription factor, with the protein MMRGGNREMRRMLDRMGLDMKELSNVQEVIIKTDKKEIIITKPAVTEMKSKDNSIFQVIADSYEEKDLETPIFSEDDIMLICSQANVTPEVATNALKETGGDLSRAILLLTTK; encoded by the coding sequence ATGATGCGCGGAGGCAATCGCGAAATGCGAAGAATGCTGGATAGGATGGGCCTAGACATGAAGGAGCTCAGTAACGTCCAGGAGGTAATCATAAAAACCGACAAAAAAGAAATCATAATTACAAAACCGGCAGTTACAGAAATGAAGTCAAAAGACAATTCCATTTTTCAGGTTATTGCGGATTCCTATGAGGAAAAGGATCTAGAGACTCCTATTTTTTCAGAAGACGATATCATGCTGATATGCAGTCAGGCAAATGTAACCCCCGAGGTGGCAACAAACGCCCTAAAGGAGACCGGCGGGGATCTATCGAGAGCAATCTTACTTCTTACCACAAAATGA
- a CDS encoding pre-16S rRNA-processing nuclease YqgF yields MATTQGKSYFQFVKALKFLNLEYDSIVPDQIPTYRGNLIFTTEDESPRYASQAILNEEILQQDPAVIQGIIIEKLESGLNQSELLIGIDPGQRIGISVSYFGREIECGLYTSPEELASHVAKILGGLRAERKLVRIGNGNMQVAKQITTQLNLKFCSHFELEFVDERKTTKKIKNYNKRGKRDMLSARVIAQREGYRHFVLPLSRTG; encoded by the coding sequence ATTGCCACCACCCAGGGTAAATCCTACTTTCAGTTTGTCAAAGCACTTAAGTTTTTGAACCTAGAATACGACTCCATCGTACCAGATCAAATCCCAACATACCGGGGAAATCTCATATTTACAACAGAAGACGAATCACCTAGATATGCAAGCCAAGCAATCTTAAACGAGGAGATTCTCCAGCAGGATCCAGCTGTAATCCAGGGAATTATTATAGAAAAGCTTGAGTCGGGACTAAACCAATCCGAGCTTCTAATTGGAATAGATCCAGGACAACGAATAGGCATATCTGTAAGCTATTTTGGCAGGGAAATAGAGTGCGGATTATACACGTCTCCAGAAGAGCTAGCATCCCACGTCGCAAAAATCCTCGGTGGCCTTAGAGCAGAGCGTAAGCTGGTGCGAATTGGAAACGGTAACATGCAGGTAGCAAAACAAATCACCACACAACTAAACCTCAAATTCTGTTCTCACTTTGAGCTGGAATTTGTAGATGAGAGAAAGACAACAAAGAAAATCAAAAACTACAACAAGCGTGGCAAGCGCGACATGCTCTCAGCTAGGGTCATTGCGCAAAGAGAAGGTTATAGGCACTTTGTGTTGCCGTTATCGCGTACTGGCTAG
- a CDS encoding UbiD family decarboxylase, with product MTDLRSYIGLVKKMGQLHTISKKVSTKFEIASLTAQVDGSNAILFENIRESKLRLVANLVGNRARFAKAVSCTEDTIHQKVISAISHAKKPKVTPSGKFFENKSRDLSILPIVTHFEKESGPFITSSIIYSQNYEKKTQNSSFHRLMPIDKTHFSVRMVEGRHLHRSFMDAKEHGEDLKVAITVGVHPAVSIAGAYQAEWGEDELEIANAILDGKLTLTKLPYSGRIVPSGTEIVMEGKILSDKTHNEWMVEMLRTYDFVRAQPVFELENLYYRNNAIFHDILAGFAEHRLLMGMPIESKLNRDVKKKIPQTKQVVMSDGGCNWLHAVVQISKKNKDDGKKTIAETFAAHRSLKMVTVVDDDIDPSDPIQVEYAMATRFQADRNLDIIEKVRGSSLDPSSDQKNLLTAKLGIDATRPLDKRQEGFEIAKISGAKKFPLDKYL from the coding sequence ATGACGGACCTGCGTAGCTACATTGGTCTAGTAAAAAAGATGGGCCAGCTGCATACCATATCCAAAAAGGTCTCTACTAAATTTGAAATTGCATCTCTTACTGCACAAGTAGACGGCTCAAACGCAATTCTATTTGAGAATATTCGCGAAAGCAAATTACGACTGGTCGCAAATCTGGTTGGGAATCGGGCCAGATTTGCGAAGGCAGTCTCCTGCACAGAAGATACAATTCACCAAAAGGTAATCTCTGCTATTTCACATGCAAAAAAGCCCAAGGTAACACCATCTGGCAAGTTCTTTGAGAACAAGTCGCGCGACCTGTCCATACTTCCTATTGTTACTCATTTTGAAAAAGAATCGGGACCATTTATCACGTCTTCTATTATCTACTCGCAAAACTATGAGAAAAAGACACAAAACTCGTCATTTCACAGACTGATGCCAATAGACAAAACACACTTTTCTGTTCGAATGGTAGAGGGTAGGCATTTACACCGCTCATTTATGGATGCCAAAGAACATGGAGAAGACCTCAAAGTAGCAATTACAGTCGGCGTTCACCCAGCAGTGTCCATTGCAGGTGCATATCAGGCAGAATGGGGAGAAGATGAGCTAGAGATAGCAAATGCAATTTTGGACGGCAAGCTGACGCTGACCAAATTACCATATTCTGGAAGGATCGTTCCGTCTGGAACGGAAATCGTTATGGAAGGCAAGATTCTCTCTGATAAAACTCACAACGAGTGGATGGTGGAAATGTTAAGGACATATGATTTTGTCAGAGCACAGCCAGTCTTTGAGCTGGAAAATCTCTACTATAGGAATAATGCAATATTTCACGATATCTTGGCAGGATTTGCAGAACACCGACTGCTTATGGGCATGCCAATTGAATCCAAGTTAAATCGAGACGTCAAAAAGAAAATTCCACAAACAAAACAAGTTGTAATGTCAGATGGTGGATGCAACTGGCTCCACGCTGTTGTACAAATATCAAAGAAAAACAAGGACGACGGCAAAAAGACAATCGCAGAAACATTTGCAGCCCATCGTTCCCTGAAAATGGTAACAGTAGTTGATGATGATATTGATCCATCTGATCCAATCCAAGTAGAATACGCAATGGCTACACGATTCCAAGCAGACAGAAACCTCGACATAATAGAAAAGGTACGCGGCTCCAGTCTGGATCCATCAAGTGATCAGAAAAACCTACTCACTGCCAAGCTTGGAATTGATGCAACAAGACCACTTGACAAGCGACAAGAGGGATTTGAAATAGCAAAAATCTCTGGCGCAAAAAAATTCCCACTAGACAAGTATCTGTGA
- a CDS encoding SDR family oxidoreductase → MKLKNKIAIITGASSDIGADMSKRFVEEGATVVMLGRNLKSLEKARASINGNAVSMACDIMNNSQVLSTIDQVVDQYGKIDILVNNAAKINDAIHFHQMKDSDISDLINTNILGTLNITKAVISKMLDNKSGAIINIGSISSERAIPRVHLAVYSATKAAVSMFTKSIAVEYARKNIRCNCLNLGIINAGMIKPYLEDSQARKVLEERQPLNKIGDPEDVSKAAIFLASDDARWITGTILNIDGGKSASEG, encoded by the coding sequence ATGAAACTCAAAAACAAAATCGCAATAATAACAGGTGCATCAAGCGACATTGGCGCAGACATGTCCAAAAGATTTGTAGAAGAAGGCGCCACGGTTGTAATGCTTGGGCGTAACCTAAAATCTCTGGAAAAGGCACGCGCATCAATTAATGGAAATGCCGTATCGATGGCGTGCGATATTATGAATAATTCTCAGGTCCTCAGCACAATAGACCAAGTAGTAGACCAGTACGGCAAAATCGACATCCTAGTCAATAATGCCGCAAAAATAAACGACGCAATTCATTTTCATCAAATGAAGGACTCGGATATTTCCGATCTAATAAACACAAACATCCTAGGAACACTGAATATCACTAAAGCAGTCATATCCAAAATGCTTGACAACAAGAGCGGCGCCATCATAAATATCGGCTCTATATCCAGTGAGCGTGCAATCCCACGGGTTCACCTGGCGGTATATTCAGCTACCAAGGCGGCAGTTTCCATGTTTACAAAATCCATTGCGGTTGAATATGCAAGAAAAAACATTAGATGCAATTGCCTAAATCTTGGAATCATAAATGCCGGCATGATCAAACCGTACCTCGAAGACTCACAGGCACGTAAAGTGCTCGAAGAGCGTCAACCACTAAACAAAATTGGTGATCCAGAAGATGTCTCCAAGGCAGCAATATTTCTGGCATCGGATGATGCCAGGTGGATTACTGGAACCATATTAAACATAGATGGCGGAAAATCTGCATCTGAAGGATAG
- a CDS encoding phosphoribosyltransferase: MGKVYEYKNWSEIESATTKLVTKLHGKKFKTISTISRGGMVPARLLADRLGIKQILVDGESIPEDSLFVDDIYDSGQTFRKIIQSAESPDELVFATIYARRKNNYPKQLVYAELTRDTEYIVYPWDRFEHGMPYEEH, encoded by the coding sequence TTGGGTAAAGTATACGAATACAAGAACTGGAGCGAGATAGAATCAGCAACCACAAAGCTAGTAACAAAGCTGCATGGAAAAAAATTCAAGACAATCTCCACTATTAGCAGGGGTGGCATGGTTCCAGCAAGACTGTTAGCAGACAGGCTAGGAATAAAGCAAATCCTAGTCGATGGAGAGTCAATACCAGAAGACTCGCTTTTTGTAGACGACATATACGATTCCGGCCAGACATTTAGAAAAATAATACAGAGTGCAGAAAGTCCGGACGAGTTGGTCTTTGCTACCATTTATGCAAGAAGAAAAAACAACTATCCGAAACAGCTAGTATATGCAGAACTGACGCGCGACACCGAATACATTGTATATCCTTGGGACAGATTTGAGCACGGAATGCCTTATGAGGAACACTAG
- a CDS encoding universal stress protein — translation MVENQIKRILVPMDGSKPSEKALDQAIEVARATHATILGVNIITFLPAEFRPAVAPYKIYQKKEAGLFLEKAKYRAAKHGVLFSYAILYGNPVDQIIGVVKKKKIDLIVIGARGKGRVMELFLGSVSNAVLHKSQIPVLLVK, via the coding sequence ATGGTAGAAAATCAGATCAAGCGAATTCTTGTTCCAATGGACGGCTCAAAGCCCTCGGAGAAAGCACTAGATCAGGCAATTGAGGTTGCGCGGGCAACACACGCCACCATATTGGGAGTAAATATTATTACATTTCTGCCAGCAGAATTCAGGCCGGCAGTAGCGCCATACAAGATTTACCAGAAAAAGGAAGCTGGATTGTTTTTGGAAAAGGCAAAGTACCGAGCTGCAAAGCACGGTGTTCTTTTTTCATACGCCATATTATATGGCAATCCAGTAGACCAAATAATTGGAGTTGTAAAAAAGAAGAAAATTGATCTTATTGTTATCGGGGCGCGTGGAAAGGGGCGTGTGATGGAATTGTTTCTAGGCAGCGTTTCAAATGCAGTATTGCATAAATCCCAGATTCCAGTATTATTGGTAAAATGA
- a CDS encoding peptidase produces MYKLLVLAAFLATIFTVNIAYAQHHGGSAAPPVSFGGKDVTISAVLDPADFNPTKDSSAKLKVRFFDSKTNTNIERVTYRVQIFSGETLLAAQMFYDADGELTVKVQPKSECAEKEVWRCTKYEGNKDPIVPSALESTSTSTPIMRGPVFDKPGQYTVKVSIIGATNPKTQTTEDIKFETKINIASEQQFSLATATGKTPVTVRAFQDKITSFEFSESTKTITFFMPFHWEHAQHTTLVRTDIEIPKSFAPFQNINSFKGTINGVPIFASSLSIDTYGSKDTNTLHLAVTSEELKMIAKKVTDKNTMIVQITPDNVSLKSTDIKFSNGYKAIVSYDPRYGTSKDVSFSIAFFDSSGSLAKDIRYALSVKDSKGNEFYVNTGSGSILGIPLPSGADSRLITIPSKGEYTLQMYLIGRGLVDFDPYVPASVKFSISDTASQVKSEEPKSNVKSDKDTKKDVSKDKKKDTKKKDTKKKDDKKKLKTAKPTTTK; encoded by the coding sequence TTGTACAAGTTGTTAGTTTTGGCGGCATTTTTGGCGACGATTTTTACAGTTAATATTGCATATGCTCAACACCATGGGGGCTCAGCTGCCCCGCCAGTGAGCTTTGGTGGCAAAGACGTAACAATATCCGCCGTACTTGATCCTGCTGACTTCAATCCTACAAAGGATTCATCAGCAAAGCTAAAAGTGCGATTCTTTGACTCAAAGACTAACACCAACATAGAACGTGTAACATACCGCGTCCAGATATTTTCAGGCGAAACATTACTTGCAGCTCAGATGTTCTATGATGCAGATGGCGAGCTTACAGTCAAGGTCCAGCCAAAATCTGAATGCGCAGAAAAAGAAGTCTGGCGCTGCACAAAATACGAAGGAAATAAGGATCCAATAGTTCCTAGCGCACTGGAATCAACTAGTACCAGCACTCCAATAATGCGGGGCCCAGTCTTTGACAAGCCAGGACAATACACAGTCAAAGTTTCAATCATTGGCGCAACAAATCCAAAAACCCAGACCACAGAAGACATTAAGTTTGAGACAAAAATCAACATTGCATCTGAACAACAATTCTCACTTGCCACGGCAACAGGAAAAACACCAGTCACCGTACGTGCATTTCAAGATAAAATAACTAGTTTCGAGTTTTCAGAATCCACTAAAACAATAACATTTTTCATGCCCTTCCACTGGGAACATGCACAACATACAACACTGGTGCGAACCGACATTGAGATTCCAAAATCATTTGCGCCATTCCAAAATATCAACAGCTTCAAGGGCACGATAAACGGAGTACCGATTTTTGCAAGCAGTCTGAGCATTGACACATATGGTAGCAAGGACACAAACACACTTCATCTTGCTGTTACTAGCGAAGAGCTAAAGATGATTGCAAAAAAAGTAACCGACAAAAATACAATGATTGTACAAATTACACCTGACAACGTCTCACTCAAATCAACTGATATCAAGTTCTCAAATGGTTACAAGGCAATAGTATCATATGATCCAAGATATGGTACAAGCAAGGATGTCTCGTTTAGTATAGCGTTCTTTGATTCATCTGGTTCACTGGCAAAAGACATCAGATATGCACTAAGCGTCAAAGATTCCAAAGGAAATGAATTTTACGTAAACACTGGAAGCGGTTCTATTCTTGGAATCCCATTGCCAAGCGGAGCTGACTCTAGACTAATTACAATTCCATCCAAAGGTGAATACACACTACAGATGTATCTGATTGGACGCGGATTGGTTGACTTTGATCCATATGTTCCAGCCAGTGTCAAGTTTAGTATTTCTGATACAGCGTCCCAAGTAAAATCAGAAGAGCCAAAATCTAATGTTAAATCTGATAAAGACACCAAAAAGGATGTCAGTAAGGATAAGAAAAAAGACACAAAGAAAAAAGACACAAAGAAAAAAGATGACAAGAAAAAACTAAAAACCGCAAAGCCTACAACCACCAAGTAA
- a CDS encoding P-II family nitrogen regulator, which produces MIRIEVILPKNEVMSISEGLKEINVGGLTVSKKRGRGKNPGPEIHASKGTEVFIPQFSDKYVLEIIVPENMEEKSIQIIKQNATLGKIFVHPVLRTYDIKTGDEGDKVI; this is translated from the coding sequence ATGATAAGAATCGAAGTTATTTTGCCAAAAAACGAGGTAATGTCGATAAGCGAGGGCCTCAAGGAAATCAATGTTGGCGGCCTGACAGTGTCAAAAAAGCGAGGTCGCGGAAAAAATCCAGGTCCTGAAATTCACGCATCAAAGGGAACTGAGGTATTCATTCCGCAATTTTCAGACAAGTATGTCCTTGAAATCATCGTTCCTGAAAACATGGAGGAAAAGTCAATCCAAATAATAAAACAAAATGCCACGCTTGGTAAGATTTTCGTGCACCCAGTCCTCCGTACATACGACATCAAGACTGGTGACGAAGGCGACAAGGTAATCTAG
- a CDS encoding ammonium transporter, with amino-acid sequence MPIDSGDTAWILIAGSLVLLMIPALGLFEAGLLRRKNTVSIFMQIFFGLALLSVMWFVFGFSLVFGPDTGGIVGNLDYVFLKGVPWDDSLPFAPTIPGVLFAKFQLMFAAITPLLLTGVIAERMKFSSFIIFIVAWSALIYYPLTHWVWGGGWLGDLGVFDFAGGIVIHTSVGMGALAAAIVLGKRRNYGPSIMVPHSIPIAVLGSSLLWLGWFGFNAGSALSSGGVAGNTVIVTHMASSISALIWVGLSWMRTGKPSIVAAINGAIAGLAGITPASGYVSVEHSFVIGIAIGLASYIGVLIIKDRLKIDDALDVSSVHGIAGIIGSLAIGIFASAAINPAGPNGLLFGNPDQIVIQGIGVAVAAVLGFGGTFAILKVIKLLIGIRVSKEVEEIGLDIGEHAERAYSDEEEFKIDEESQKNQKI; translated from the coding sequence GTGCCAATAGACTCTGGAGATACAGCATGGATTCTAATTGCTGGTAGCTTGGTCCTATTGATGATTCCGGCACTGGGCCTATTCGAAGCTGGCCTGTTGCGAAGAAAAAACACGGTTTCAATTTTCATGCAGATCTTCTTTGGTCTTGCATTACTTAGCGTGATGTGGTTTGTATTTGGATTTAGTCTCGTGTTTGGACCAGACACTGGCGGCATTGTAGGAAATCTAGATTATGTGTTCTTAAAGGGAGTACCATGGGACGACTCGCTACCATTTGCGCCCACAATCCCTGGAGTGTTGTTTGCTAAATTCCAGCTAATGTTTGCTGCAATCACGCCGTTGCTTTTGACTGGTGTTATTGCAGAGAGAATGAAGTTTTCTTCGTTTATCATATTTATTGTGGCATGGTCTGCTCTAATCTACTATCCTCTGACTCACTGGGTTTGGGGTGGGGGATGGCTAGGAGATCTTGGAGTATTTGACTTTGCGGGAGGTATTGTAATTCACACTAGTGTTGGAATGGGAGCACTGGCAGCTGCCATTGTTTTGGGCAAGAGAAGAAACTATGGGCCGTCAATAATGGTTCCGCACAGTATTCCGATTGCGGTACTGGGCTCGTCCTTACTCTGGCTAGGCTGGTTTGGATTCAACGCAGGAAGCGCGCTTTCTTCTGGCGGTGTAGCTGGAAATACTGTAATTGTTACTCACATGGCGTCGTCCATTTCTGCACTGATCTGGGTTGGATTGTCATGGATGAGAACGGGCAAGCCAAGCATAGTAGCTGCAATCAACGGAGCAATCGCAGGCCTTGCAGGAATCACACCAGCGTCTGGCTATGTAAGCGTAGAGCACTCATTTGTAATTGGCATTGCAATAGGCCTTGCATCGTATATCGGTGTATTGATAATCAAAGACAGATTGAAAATTGATGATGCACTGGATGTTAGCTCTGTTCACGGAATTGCAGGAATAATTGGATCTCTGGCAATTGGAATCTTTGCATCTGCTGCAATCAACCCAGCCGGACCAAACGGATTGCTCTTTGGAAACCCAGATCAAATTGTCATTCAGGGAATAGGAGTAGCCGTTGCAGCCGTACTAGGGTTTGGAGGAACATTTGCCATACTGAAGGTTATCAAGTTACTAATCGGAATTCGAGTATCAAAGGAAGTAGAGGAAATAGGTCTAGACATTGGCGAGCATGCGGAACGGGCGTATTCCGATGAGGAAGAATTCAAGATAGACGAAGAATCTCAAAAAAATCAAAAAATCTGA
- a CDS encoding pyridoxamine 5'-phosphate oxidase family protein, whose protein sequence is MVKVSDEIVQLIIQQGNMVLVGSVDRMGTPNISPRFVMAILEEEKIVFADAYMNKTYANIKSWPKITVAIVDQANRSGFQLKGDAEEITDPDMNEQAAQKLKELGFKGISTKVWALNIKEIYSIKPNEKSKDPLISPYG, encoded by the coding sequence ATGGTCAAAGTAAGCGACGAGATAGTCCAGCTCATAATTCAGCAGGGAAACATGGTCCTTGTCGGAAGCGTGGATAGAATGGGCACGCCGAACATCTCGCCTCGCTTTGTAATGGCAATACTGGAGGAAGAGAAAATCGTCTTCGCAGACGCATACATGAACAAGACATATGCAAACATAAAGTCATGGCCAAAAATCACAGTTGCCATAGTGGATCAGGCAAATCGCTCTGGATTCCAGCTCAAGGGCGATGCAGAAGAAATAACAGATCCAGATATGAATGAGCAGGCGGCGCAAAAGCTAAAGGAGCTTGGGTTTAAGGGAATATCTACAAAAGTCTGGGCTCTAAACATTAAGGAGATCTATTCTATCAAACCAAATGAAAAATCGAAAGATCCTCTGATTTCTCCATATGGCTAG
- a CDS encoding universal stress protein yields the protein MFKRILVPYDSSNFSKKALDTAIEISKKFGSELWFLTVLDKDLPSRLTSKVTDSEKPHKSLSSIELELRNKVIDCKEQGANADYELIKGSPKETILRFAKGRKMDLIIMGSQGLHGIKKIKTLGSVSRAISEKAQCPVLLVH from the coding sequence ATGTTTAAGCGAATTCTTGTTCCATATGATAGCTCGAATTTCTCCAAAAAAGCACTAGATACAGCAATTGAAATATCAAAAAAATTTGGCTCGGAGCTGTGGTTTCTAACTGTATTGGACAAGGACTTGCCATCAAGGCTTACTAGTAAAGTAACTGACTCCGAAAAGCCCCATAAATCGTTGTCCTCAATAGAGCTGGAACTGCGTAACAAAGTAATTGACTGCAAAGAACAAGGGGCCAATGCCGATTATGAACTCATCAAGGGATCCCCAAAAGAGACAATTCTTAGATTTGCAAAAGGAAGAAAGATGGACCTGATAATAATGGGAAGCCAAGGTTTGCACGGTATTAAAAAAATCAAAACACTTGGAAGCGTCTCACGAGCCATCTCTGAAAAAGCACAATGTCCGGTATTACTAGTCCATTAA